A single region of the Pseudomonas sp. VD-NE ins genome encodes:
- a CDS encoding DUF308 domain-containing protein has translation MVRLSMVLLGHDFVRKRWSALALTGIVWGAAGLGIFIDALDGVLYFPLHLFGYLLLLEALILLLVPAPQAGTAAALRRARGLAFLLLGLLIVDRQHAAGLILAVLFGGAFIIDGVFRLAAAVVVRFVGWQVSLLAGLFEIGFGVFILEPYPTLYKGTVPFCIGMSLFLSGCALLRQAVRFKNQPPLTSPLSVSAPASSDALVIHVWTPSGTVDDTLVRNRLLNRYIAAVDINGVISAGHAALECGPDIYISHYPQDDIDRSAGDFVRLLRATPNNDVAGRFLPDYAGEVADWCPSSVQVSFAHYDARRLHAFWTEYRQNSTYNLTSRNCSSAVAHSLEAALEGAMNRGHSSMLDFARVIFSPEFWVAAQVRKRAEVMAWTPGLVLDYARALHAAIEPAPPGWHSIYAVSKRAFGYAATALRGREVHPVQPPPVQSSDDS, from the coding sequence ATGGTCCGCTTGAGTATGGTCTTGCTCGGTCACGACTTTGTCCGCAAGCGTTGGTCCGCACTGGCGCTGACGGGCATTGTCTGGGGCGCGGCCGGTTTGGGCATCTTCATTGATGCGCTGGACGGCGTTTTGTATTTTCCGCTGCATCTCTTCGGCTATCTGTTGCTGCTCGAAGCCCTGATTCTGCTGCTGGTGCCGGCACCACAAGCCGGAACTGCTGCGGCCTTGCGCAGAGCGCGCGGACTGGCGTTTCTGTTGCTGGGGCTGCTGATCGTCGACCGGCAACACGCCGCCGGGCTGATTCTGGCGGTGCTGTTTGGCGGGGCTTTCATAATCGATGGAGTATTTCGGCTGGCCGCTGCGGTGGTGGTGCGCTTTGTCGGTTGGCAAGTGTCGCTGCTGGCGGGGTTGTTCGAAATCGGCTTTGGCGTGTTTATCCTCGAGCCGTATCCGACGCTGTACAAGGGCACGGTGCCGTTTTGCATTGGCATGAGCCTGTTTCTCTCAGGCTGTGCCTTGTTGCGGCAAGCCGTGCGCTTCAAAAACCAGCCGCCGCTGACAAGCCCTTTGTCGGTCAGTGCGCCGGCCAGCAGCGATGCGTTGGTGATTCACGTCTGGACCCCCAGCGGCACCGTTGATGACACCTTGGTGCGCAATCGCCTGCTCAACCGCTACATCGCAGCAGTCGACATCAACGGCGTGATCTCCGCCGGCCATGCGGCACTGGAATGTGGCCCGGACATTTACATCAGCCATTACCCGCAGGACGACATTGATCGTTCGGCGGGGGATTTCGTGCGCTTGCTGCGGGCGACGCCGAACAACGATGTTGCCGGCAGGTTTCTGCCCGACTATGCCGGCGAGGTGGCGGACTGGTGCCCGTCTTCGGTGCAAGTCAGCTTTGCCCACTATGACGCCCGGCGCCTGCATGCGTTCTGGACGGAGTATCGGCAGAACAGCACGTACAACCTGACCAGCCGCAATTGTTCCAGCGCCGTCGCCCATAGCCTTGAAGCCGCGCTGGAAGGGGCGATGAACCGCGGCCATTCGAGCATGCTGGATTTCGCTCGAGTGATTTTCAGTCCCGAGTTCTGGGTCGCCGCGCAAGTGCGCAAGCGTGCCGAGGTGATGGCCTGGACGCCCGGACTGGTGCTCGACTATGCGCGAGCGTTGCATGCTGCCATCGAGCCGGCGCCGCCGGGCTGGCACAGCATTTATGCGGTGAGCAAGCGTGCGTTTGGGTATGCGGCCACTGCGTTGCGGGGGCGTGAGGTGCATCCGGTGCAACCGCCACCCGTGCAGTCTTCCGACGATTCCTGA